The following coding sequences lie in one Thalassoglobus polymorphus genomic window:
- a CDS encoding sulfatase produces MSVRKLLGLYACSFLLMSTLALEVSFPQLHAAEKRPNVLFIISDDLNTSLGCYGHPQVTSPNIDRIAERGVLFDRAYCQYPLCGPSRNSMLCGLYPNSTGIHRNSQIFRQTIPSHQSLSHAFRMQGYFAARIGKLYHYNVPKSVGTNGHDDPGSWELELNPAGCDRLLEEPDIFSLKKNSFGGTLSWYASPRGDKLHTDGMLATDAEWVLERCARDKERPFFLALGFFRPHTPYVAPKPYFKGYAVKEMPLVEGVEENVKDLPPDALGSHKKEHDLLNDDLRQQAIQAYFASISFMDAQVGRVLDKLEELGLAENTIVVFTSDHGYHLGEHGLWQKMSLFEESTRVPLIIAGPGVKETGKVAKTPVGLIDLYPTLANLCDVPTPENLQGQDLTPILNDTTKEGRGWAVSQVLRGGRKAQRFGYTIRTPRWRYTEWNNGQDGRELYDHTKDPLEQNNLAKNAHLGEIVTDLSRKLNEAIVGSFPESGEIPPIRQGVWAPNLTDP; encoded by the coding sequence ATGAGCGTTCGAAAATTGCTGGGACTTTACGCCTGTTCATTTTTGTTGATGTCGACTCTCGCTCTTGAGGTTTCCTTTCCGCAATTACATGCTGCGGAGAAGCGACCGAACGTCTTGTTCATCATTTCGGACGATCTCAACACATCACTGGGGTGCTACGGTCACCCGCAAGTGACATCACCGAACATTGATCGAATCGCAGAACGTGGAGTTCTTTTTGACCGGGCTTACTGCCAGTACCCGCTCTGTGGTCCGAGTCGAAACTCCATGCTTTGCGGGTTGTACCCGAACAGTACCGGGATTCATCGCAACAGCCAGATTTTCCGCCAAACGATTCCGTCTCATCAAAGTCTTTCGCATGCGTTTCGAATGCAAGGATACTTCGCTGCCCGGATTGGGAAGTTGTATCATTATAATGTTCCGAAATCTGTCGGAACGAATGGACACGATGATCCCGGTTCATGGGAATTGGAATTGAATCCGGCAGGATGTGATCGTCTCCTTGAAGAACCAGACATTTTCTCATTGAAGAAGAACAGCTTCGGTGGGACACTCAGCTGGTATGCCTCTCCCCGTGGCGACAAACTTCACACCGATGGCATGCTAGCCACCGACGCAGAATGGGTGCTTGAACGTTGTGCGCGAGACAAGGAGCGACCATTCTTTCTGGCCTTGGGTTTCTTCCGCCCACACACACCGTATGTCGCTCCCAAGCCGTACTTCAAAGGATACGCGGTCAAGGAGATGCCACTTGTGGAAGGAGTCGAAGAGAACGTCAAAGACCTCCCGCCTGATGCACTCGGCTCCCACAAGAAAGAGCATGATTTACTTAACGACGACCTACGCCAACAAGCGATTCAAGCATACTTTGCCAGCATCTCGTTTATGGATGCACAGGTCGGGCGTGTTCTCGACAAGCTCGAAGAACTTGGCCTCGCGGAGAACACAATTGTGGTTTTCACGAGTGATCATGGCTATCACCTTGGCGAACATGGGCTGTGGCAGAAGATGAGCCTGTTCGAAGAAAGCACTCGGGTTCCTCTGATCATCGCTGGCCCCGGCGTGAAAGAGACTGGAAAGGTCGCAAAAACACCTGTCGGGCTGATTGATTTGTACCCCACCCTCGCCAACTTGTGTGACGTCCCGACACCAGAGAATCTTCAGGGACAGGACCTGACTCCTATCTTGAATGACACCACTAAAGAGGGGCGCGGTTGGGCTGTGAGTCAGGTATTGCGAGGCGGGCGCAAGGCGCAGAGATTCGGATACACTATTCGAACTCCGCGTTGGCGATACACCGAATGGAACAACGGGCAGGATGGCCGTGAGTTGTACGATCACACAAAGGATCCACTCGAACAAAACAATCTCGCCAAGAACGCACACCTCGGCGAGATCGTCACCGATCTTTCCAGGAAGCTGAACGAAGCAATCGTTGGATCATTCCCCGAGTCAGGTGAGATTCCTCCCATCAGACAGGGAGTCTGGGCACCGAACTTGACCGATCCTTAA